The following coding sequences lie in one Streptomyces sp. NBC_00510 genomic window:
- a CDS encoding glucarate dehydratase family protein, protein MTQHRDLTITGVRLTPVLISDPPLLNTQGVHQAYTPRLIVEVTTASGVSGVGETYGDTRYLELARQLADALPGCRVDDLNNLPSLAALVCAPPEGTSDAVDAGGLRGVQTADKLLLSVVSAFEVACLDALGKVLGLPVHALLGGKVRDTVDYSAYLFYRWAEHPGGQGEKDDWDAALDPAGVVAQARRLVREHGFTSFKLKGGVFAPEEEIAAVRALAQAFPEQPLRLDPNGAWSVETSLHVARELGDVLEYLEDPATGTALMAEVSAGTDVPLATNMCVTTFPEIAEAFAKDAVQIVLSDHHYWGGLRNTRELAAICRTFGVGLSMHSNTHLGISLAAMTHVAATVPGLHHACDSHYPWQTEDVITRRHEFRGGRLNVSDAPGLGVGVDRTALDALHRRWLDDDGTFHERDDAAAMRKAEPGWVTRRW, encoded by the coding sequence GAGGTGACCACCGCGAGCGGCGTGAGCGGCGTCGGGGAGACCTACGGCGACACCCGCTACCTCGAACTCGCCCGGCAGTTGGCGGATGCCCTGCCGGGCTGCCGCGTCGACGACCTCAACAACCTGCCGTCGCTCGCGGCGCTGGTGTGCGCGCCCCCCGAGGGGACCTCCGACGCGGTGGACGCCGGCGGACTGCGCGGTGTCCAGACCGCCGACAAATTGCTGCTCTCGGTGGTATCGGCCTTCGAGGTGGCCTGCCTGGACGCCCTCGGCAAGGTGCTCGGGCTGCCCGTGCACGCCCTGCTCGGCGGGAAGGTCCGCGACACCGTCGACTACAGCGCCTACCTCTTCTACCGCTGGGCCGAACACCCCGGCGGCCAGGGCGAGAAGGACGACTGGGACGCCGCGCTGGACCCGGCCGGAGTGGTGGCGCAGGCCCGCAGGCTGGTGCGCGAGCACGGCTTCACCTCGTTCAAGCTGAAGGGCGGGGTGTTCGCGCCGGAGGAGGAGATCGCCGCCGTACGGGCACTGGCGCAGGCGTTCCCCGAGCAGCCGCTGCGGCTGGACCCCAACGGCGCCTGGTCGGTGGAGACCTCGCTGCACGTGGCGCGGGAGCTCGGCGACGTCCTGGAGTACCTGGAGGACCCGGCCACGGGCACCGCCCTGATGGCCGAGGTGTCCGCCGGCACCGACGTGCCGCTCGCCACCAACATGTGCGTGACGACCTTCCCCGAGATCGCCGAGGCCTTCGCCAAGGACGCGGTCCAGATCGTGCTCTCCGACCACCACTACTGGGGCGGGCTGCGCAACACCCGCGAACTGGCCGCGATCTGCCGCACCTTCGGGGTCGGCCTGTCGATGCACTCCAACACCCACCTGGGCATCAGCCTGGCCGCCATGACCCATGTCGCCGCCACCGTGCCCGGGCTGCACCACGCCTGCGACTCGCACTACCCCTGGCAGACCGAGGACGTCATCACCCGCCGCCACGAGTTCCGCGGCGGCCGGCTGAACGTTTCCGACGCCCCGGGACTCGGGGTGGGAGTGGACCGTACGGCCCTGGACGCCCTGCACCGGCGCTGGCTGGACGACGACGGCACCTTCCACGAGCGCGACGACGCCGCCGCCATGCGCAAGGCCGAGCCCGGCTGGGTCACCCGCCGCTGGTGA